A genomic region of Micromonospora sp. NBC_01796 contains the following coding sequences:
- a CDS encoding cell division protein FtsQ/DivIB — protein MVRAGSDAVPPSARRFMRRARQRRLRAALPWASVGAVLVLAALVTWVVYGTSLFGVGELRVTGTALTTPEQVRGAAGVPAGLPLARVDLAEVRDRVGDLPPVERVTVSRQWPGTLLVEVVERTAVAVVPQGRQFAVVDGAGVVFRTLPQRPAGLPLARVASPGRDDAATRSALQVLAALTPQLREQLVEVAVEGPARIVVKLRGDRTVVWGDSTRSDAKATVATALLGRDSDTIDVSSPDVVTIR, from the coding sequence CTGGTCCGGGCGGGTAGTGACGCCGTACCGCCGTCGGCCCGGCGTTTCATGCGCCGGGCCCGGCAGCGCCGGTTGCGTGCCGCGCTGCCCTGGGCCAGCGTCGGCGCGGTGCTGGTGCTCGCCGCCCTGGTCACCTGGGTCGTCTACGGCACCTCGCTGTTCGGGGTCGGCGAGTTGCGGGTGACCGGCACCGCCCTGACCACCCCCGAGCAGGTACGCGGTGCGGCCGGGGTGCCGGCCGGGCTGCCGTTGGCCCGGGTGGACCTGGCCGAGGTCCGGGACCGGGTCGGTGACCTGCCGCCGGTCGAGCGGGTGACCGTGTCCCGGCAGTGGCCGGGCACCCTGCTGGTCGAGGTGGTCGAGCGGACCGCCGTGGCGGTGGTGCCCCAGGGTCGCCAGTTCGCGGTGGTGGACGGTGCGGGTGTGGTGTTCCGGACGCTGCCGCAGCGGCCGGCCGGGTTGCCGCTGGCCCGGGTCGCCTCACCGGGGCGCGACGACGCCGCCACCCGGTCGGCGTTGCAGGTGCTGGCCGCGCTGACCCCGCAGTTGCGCGAGCAGCTCGTCGAGGTGGCGGTGGAGGGTCCGGCGCGGATCGTGGTGAAACTCCGTGGCGACCGGACCGTGGTCTGGGGCGACTCGACCCGCAGCGACGCCAAGGCGACGGTGGCCACCGCGCTGCTGGGCCGGGACAGCGACACCATCGACGTCAGCTCGCCGGACGTGGTGACCATTCGCTGA
- the murC gene encoding UDP-N-acetylmuramate--L-alanine ligase, with amino-acid sequence MNTAQSSPAGTVAAEDLGTVHLIGIGGIGMSGVARLLLTRGIPVSGSELREWPALASLRALGGTIHMSHEAANLDGVDTVVYSTAIPQDHLEMVEARRRGLRVLHRSEALAAAMTGHRTIAVAGTHGKTTTTSMLTLILQQAGEDPSFVIGGEISEAGSNGHHGSGQYFVAEADESDRSFLLYRPYVSIITNIDEDHLNTYGDYAGLEAGFAEFARLTDRDGFVVTCADDPGTHRLAEALRAEGRTVYTYGLAADADLRLSEVASSAAGARYLATLDGESLGEIQLPIPGRHLALNSAAAVLTALKLGLPVSAAVTALGTFPGVRRRFERKGVVDGVLVYDEYAYHPTSMTAALQTLREVAGDGRLIVVFQPYRVYRTRDLQDQLAAALGIADEVVMLEVFGPGEVRQPGEGAAALTAAVPLPAERKIFLESWADVPAEVVRRAGRGDVVVTMGAPPISLMGDELLAALAGEPAEAVRDTVAAPGPAGSTPTGA; translated from the coding sequence ATGAACACCGCGCAGTCCAGTCCGGCCGGTACGGTCGCCGCCGAGGACCTCGGCACCGTACACCTGATCGGGATCGGTGGGATCGGGATGAGCGGGGTGGCCCGCCTGCTGCTCACCCGGGGCATTCCGGTCTCCGGCAGCGAGTTGCGGGAGTGGCCGGCGCTGGCCTCCCTGCGGGCCCTCGGCGGCACGATCCACATGAGTCACGAGGCGGCCAACCTCGACGGGGTGGACACGGTGGTCTACTCCACCGCCATCCCGCAGGACCACCTGGAGATGGTCGAGGCGCGCCGGCGCGGGCTGCGGGTGCTGCACCGGTCGGAGGCGCTGGCCGCGGCGATGACCGGGCACCGGACGATCGCGGTCGCCGGGACCCACGGCAAGACCACCACCACCTCGATGCTCACGCTGATCCTCCAGCAGGCCGGCGAGGATCCGTCGTTCGTGATCGGTGGCGAGATCTCCGAGGCCGGGTCGAACGGCCACCACGGCAGCGGGCAGTACTTCGTCGCCGAGGCCGACGAGAGCGACCGCTCGTTCCTGCTCTACCGGCCGTACGTGTCGATCATCACGAACATCGACGAGGACCACCTCAACACGTACGGCGACTACGCCGGGCTGGAGGCCGGGTTCGCCGAGTTCGCCCGGCTGACCGACCGGGACGGGTTCGTGGTCACCTGCGCCGACGACCCGGGCACCCACCGGCTGGCCGAGGCGCTGCGCGCGGAGGGTCGGACGGTCTACACGTACGGGCTGGCCGCCGACGCCGACCTGCGACTGTCCGAGGTGGCCTCCTCGGCCGCCGGTGCGCGTTACCTGGCCACCCTGGACGGCGAGTCGCTGGGCGAGATCCAGCTGCCGATCCCCGGCCGGCACCTCGCCCTGAACAGCGCCGCCGCGGTGCTGACCGCGCTGAAGCTGGGCCTGCCGGTGTCGGCGGCGGTGACCGCCCTCGGCACCTTCCCCGGCGTACGTCGGCGGTTCGAGCGCAAGGGCGTGGTCGACGGGGTGCTGGTCTACGACGAGTACGCCTACCACCCGACCTCGATGACCGCCGCGCTGCAGACCCTGCGGGAGGTGGCCGGTGACGGGCGCCTGATCGTGGTCTTCCAGCCGTACCGGGTCTACCGCACCCGCGACCTGCAGGACCAGCTCGCCGCCGCGCTCGGCATCGCCGACGAGGTGGTGATGCTGGAGGTCTTCGGTCCCGGCGAGGTACGCCAGCCGGGGGAGGGCGCGGCGGCGCTGACCGCGGCCGTACCGCTGCCGGCGGAGCGGAAGATCTTCCTCGAGTCCTGGGCGGACGTGCCGGCCGAGGTGGTCCGGCGGGCGGGGCGGGGCGACGTGGTGGTGACCATGGGCGCGCCGCCGATCTCGCTGATGGGCGACGAGCTGCTCGCCGCGCTCGCCGGTGAGCCGGCCGAGGCCGTCCGGGACACGGTCGCGGCCCCCGGCCCGGCCGGATCGACTCCAACCGGCGCGTGA
- a CDS encoding potassium/proton antiporter has protein sequence MTHGLDVALLVGAAVLLIAVGAVRLSTRLGVPSLLVYLAIGVAIGESGLGIRFDDAELTRVLGFCALIVIIAEGGLTARWSMLRPVLGVSVLLSTVGVVVSIAVVGVAVHLLLGLDWRLALLYGAVLSSTDAAAIFATLRRLRLPPRMVATLEAESGMNDAPVVLLVILLATPALGAHPWWWEVLLVVYELVIGSAIGFLVGIGGRWTLRRAALPSSGLYPIAAVGLTVLAYGAGTVLHASGFIAVYVAGVVLGNARLPHRQSILGFADGLAWLAQIGLFVLLGLLVSPGRLGNALLPAVVAGVALVFVARPLSVAVSASPFGTKLRDQVFLSWAGLRGAVPIVLATIPLSERMPGADRLFDAVFVLVVIFTVVQTSTLAPVARWLGVVAPAEVSELRVETAPLERMGADLLQLEIPSGSRLAGVHIDELRLPVGASVTLVLREGSGFVPAPDTRLKVGDSLLVVATEQVRDAAESRLRAVSRRGRLARWFGESGDDRDT, from the coding sequence ATGACGCACGGCCTCGATGTCGCCCTCCTGGTCGGAGCGGCGGTGCTGCTGATCGCCGTCGGCGCGGTCCGGCTCTCGACCCGGCTCGGTGTGCCCAGCCTCCTGGTCTACCTGGCCATCGGCGTGGCGATCGGCGAGTCCGGACTCGGCATCCGGTTCGACGACGCCGAACTGACCCGCGTCCTCGGCTTCTGCGCGCTGATCGTGATCATCGCCGAGGGCGGGTTGACCGCCCGGTGGAGCATGTTGCGACCGGTGCTCGGGGTGTCCGTACTGCTCTCCACCGTCGGGGTGGTGGTCAGCATCGCCGTGGTCGGGGTGGCGGTGCACCTCCTGCTCGGGCTCGACTGGCGGCTCGCCCTGCTCTACGGGGCGGTGCTCTCCTCCACCGACGCGGCCGCGATCTTCGCCACCCTGCGCCGGCTCCGGTTGCCGCCCCGGATGGTCGCCACCCTCGAGGCCGAGTCGGGCATGAACGACGCCCCGGTGGTGCTGCTGGTCATCCTGCTCGCCACCCCGGCCCTCGGCGCCCACCCGTGGTGGTGGGAGGTGCTCCTGGTCGTCTACGAACTGGTCATCGGCTCGGCGATCGGCTTCCTGGTCGGCATCGGCGGGCGGTGGACGCTGCGCCGGGCCGCGCTGCCGTCCTCCGGTCTCTACCCGATCGCCGCGGTCGGACTGACCGTGCTCGCGTACGGGGCCGGCACCGTCCTGCACGCCTCCGGCTTCATCGCCGTGTACGTCGCGGGCGTGGTGCTGGGCAACGCCCGCCTCCCGCACCGCCAGTCGATCCTGGGATTCGCCGACGGGCTCGCCTGGCTGGCCCAGATCGGGCTGTTCGTCCTGCTCGGGCTGCTCGTCTCACCCGGCCGCCTGGGCAACGCGCTGCTGCCGGCCGTGGTCGCCGGGGTGGCCCTGGTCTTCGTGGCCCGGCCGCTGTCGGTCGCGGTCTCCGCCTCACCGTTCGGTACGAAGCTGCGCGACCAGGTCTTCCTGTCCTGGGCCGGGCTGCGCGGGGCGGTGCCGATCGTGCTGGCGACGATCCCGCTCTCCGAACGGATGCCCGGCGCCGACCGGCTCTTCGACGCGGTGTTCGTACTGGTGGTGATCTTCACGGTGGTGCAGACCTCGACGCTCGCCCCGGTGGCTCGCTGGCTCGGGGTGGTCGCCCCGGCGGAGGTGTCCGAACTGCGGGTGGAGACGGCCCCGCTGGAGCGGATGGGCGCGGACCTGCTGCAGTTGGAGATCCCGTCGGGTTCCCGACTCGCCGGGGTGCACATCGACGAACTCCGGCTCCCGGTCGGCGCCTCGGTGACCCTGGTGCTGCGCGAGGGGAGCGGGTTCGTACCGGCTCCGGACACCCGGTTGAAGGTCGGCGACAGCCTGCTCGTGGTCGCCACCGAGCAGGTCCGGGACGCCGCCGAGAGCCGGCTGCGGGCGGTCAGCCGACGCGGGCGACTGGCCCGCTGGTTCGGCGAAAGCGGGGACGATCGTGACACATGA
- the lspA gene encoding signal peptidase II: MTAVRPAGPDTAVPKVGVGRRRAITILVATAVLVLLADLGTKQWALSALTPSEPVRLFGGAVYLTLIRNSGAAFGLGSEYTWVFPLVTVAVVGWISWMATRLRSLPWAISLGLVLAGALGNFTDRIFRAPGPFLGHVVDMVSLFDPYGQTWPIFNLADSALVSGVILAILLELTGRQRDGTRVRNRSAGADDGTDRDASTETRTAPDNPDAEPGSRDRDVR; the protein is encoded by the coding sequence ATGACCGCAGTACGCCCCGCCGGGCCCGACACCGCCGTACCGAAGGTGGGTGTGGGCCGACGGCGGGCGATCACTATCCTCGTGGCGACCGCGGTCCTGGTCCTCCTCGCCGACCTCGGCACCAAGCAGTGGGCCCTGTCGGCCCTGACCCCCAGCGAGCCGGTACGGCTGTTCGGCGGCGCGGTCTACCTCACCCTGATCCGCAACAGTGGCGCCGCGTTCGGTCTCGGCTCCGAGTACACCTGGGTCTTCCCGCTGGTCACCGTCGCGGTGGTGGGCTGGATCAGCTGGATGGCGACCCGGCTGCGTTCGCTGCCCTGGGCCATCTCCCTGGGCCTGGTGCTCGCCGGTGCGCTGGGCAACTTCACCGACCGGATCTTCCGGGCACCCGGCCCGTTCCTCGGGCACGTGGTCGACATGGTCAGCCTCTTCGACCCGTACGGGCAGACCTGGCCGATCTTCAACCTCGCTGACAGCGCCCTGGTCAGCGGCGTGATCCTGGCGATCCTGCTCGAACTCACCGGCCGGCAGCGGGACGGCACCCGGGTCCGGAACCGCTCGGCCGGCGCCGACGACGGGACCGACCGGGACGCCTCCACCGAGACCCGGACGGCACCGGACAACCCGGACGCCGAACCGGGCAGTCGAGATCGGGATGTGCGATGA
- a CDS encoding DivIVA domain-containing protein, producing MPLTPADVHNVAFKKPPIGKRGYDEEEVDAFLDEVERELARLIEENNELRAQVERGGRGGAPAGPGADPRLAAELNDVKAQLDRVQRDKAAAEQAARAMQAELEQVRSQSGPVAGGDGEQQALRVLMMAQRTADDHVSDARREADKLLSDARSKAEEVTREARAKADALERDARQRHQEAMGGLDAKRTALQKHIEELKQFEREYRTRLKAYLESQLRDLDGRGQGLEAEMTRTDGNRSGGGSASLAAAGLANSYGGSRSGALEAGR from the coding sequence ATGCCGCTGACCCCGGCTGACGTACACAACGTCGCCTTCAAGAAGCCGCCGATCGGCAAGCGGGGGTACGACGAGGAGGAGGTCGACGCCTTCTTGGACGAGGTCGAGCGAGAGCTCGCCCGTCTGATCGAAGAGAACAATGAGCTTCGCGCCCAGGTGGAGCGCGGCGGTCGTGGCGGCGCTCCAGCCGGCCCGGGTGCCGATCCCCGACTGGCCGCCGAGCTGAACGATGTCAAGGCCCAGCTCGACCGGGTGCAGCGCGACAAGGCGGCGGCCGAGCAGGCCGCCCGGGCGATGCAGGCCGAGCTGGAGCAGGTGCGTTCGCAGAGTGGCCCGGTCGCGGGCGGCGACGGCGAGCAGCAGGCACTGCGGGTGCTGATGATGGCGCAGCGTACGGCCGACGACCACGTGTCGGACGCCCGCCGCGAGGCCGACAAGCTGCTCTCCGACGCGCGTTCCAAGGCCGAGGAGGTCACCCGCGAGGCGCGGGCCAAGGCCGACGCCCTCGAGCGGGACGCGCGCCAGCGCCACCAGGAGGCCATGGGCGGCCTGGACGCCAAGCGCACCGCGTTGCAGAAGCACATCGAGGAGCTCAAGCAGTTCGAGCGTGAGTACCGCACCCGGCTCAAGGCGTACCTGGAGAGCCAACTGCGGGACCTCGACGGACGTGGACAGGGTCTCGAAGCGGAGATGACCCGGACCGACGGCAATCGGTCCGGCGGCGGATCCGCGAGCCTGGCCGCGGCCGGACTGGCCAACTCCTACGGCGGCAGCCGCTCCGGCGCGCTCGAAGCCGGGCGCTGA
- a CDS encoding DUF167 domain-containing protein encodes MPTGEAVSASTDPVTVAVRVKPGSSRIRVGGAFAGPYGSALVIAVNPPAVDGRATEAARLALARALQVRPAAVLLRSGAASRDKLFLVEGPAEVLDARLRRLRDGIPE; translated from the coding sequence GTGCCCACCGGTGAGGCCGTATCGGCCAGCACGGATCCCGTGACCGTCGCGGTACGGGTCAAGCCCGGTTCCTCGCGGATCCGGGTCGGCGGGGCCTTCGCGGGCCCGTACGGCTCGGCCCTGGTCATCGCGGTGAACCCGCCGGCCGTCGACGGCCGGGCCACCGAGGCCGCCCGGCTGGCGCTGGCGCGGGCCCTCCAGGTCCGCCCGGCCGCGGTGCTGCTGCGCTCCGGCGCGGCCAGCCGGGACAAGCTCTTCCTGGTCGAAGGCCCGGCCGAGGTGCTGGACGCCCGGCTGCGCCGGCTGCGGGACGGGATACCCGAGTGA
- a CDS encoding YggS family pyridoxal phosphate-dependent enzyme — MNAPASAAQLDRRAQLAASLARTRARIADAAEAAGRTRDAVTMVAVTKTYPASDAVLLAGLGVREMGENRDQEAAPKAAEVAAAGVDVRWHFVGQLQRNKARSVVTYADLVHSVDSVRLAGALAAAADRHRDRPLDALVQVSLDGDADRGGALPDSVDTDRGLAPVAAEIARHDGLRLAGLMAVAPLGWEPERAFARLAEVAAGFRVDHPDAGVLSAGMSGDLETAITYGATHVRVGSALLGMRSTLR; from the coding sequence ATGAACGCACCAGCCAGCGCGGCGCAGCTCGACCGCCGCGCGCAACTCGCGGCCAGCCTCGCCCGGACCAGGGCCAGGATCGCCGACGCGGCGGAGGCGGCCGGCCGTACGCGGGATGCGGTCACCATGGTCGCCGTGACCAAGACGTACCCGGCCAGTGACGCAGTGTTGCTGGCCGGGCTCGGTGTCCGGGAGATGGGCGAGAACCGGGACCAGGAGGCGGCGCCGAAGGCGGCCGAGGTGGCAGCCGCCGGAGTGGACGTTCGCTGGCACTTCGTCGGCCAGCTGCAGCGCAACAAGGCCCGTTCGGTGGTCACGTACGCCGACCTTGTCCATTCGGTGGACAGCGTCCGTCTGGCGGGCGCGTTGGCCGCTGCCGCGGACCGGCACCGGGACCGTCCCCTGGACGCGTTGGTGCAGGTCAGCCTCGACGGGGACGCCGACCGGGGCGGGGCACTGCCGGACAGTGTCGACACCGACCGGGGCCTGGCCCCGGTGGCGGCCGAGATCGCCCGGCACGACGGACTGCGGCTGGCCGGACTGATGGCCGTGGCGCCGCTGGGCTGGGAGCCGGAGCGGGCGTTCGCGCGCCTTGCCGAGGTGGCGGCCGGTTTCCGGGTCGACCACCCGGACGCGGGGGTGCTCTCGGCCGGCATGAGCGGCGACCTGGAGACGGCGATCACGTACGGCGCGACACATGTGCGCGTCGGTAGCGCGTTGCTCGGAATGCGTTCCACGCTGCGGTAG
- a CDS encoding YggT family protein: protein MSSILFQVLYLILYIFLLVLLARFVLGAVLQYGRRWQPGRGASAGLETVWSVTDPPLKALRRVIPPLRIGTVSIDLASLVLLVILFVLMEFVLRPLIHG, encoded by the coding sequence GTGTCTTCGATCCTGTTCCAAGTCCTGTACCTGATCCTCTACATCTTTTTGCTGGTTCTTTTGGCCCGATTTGTCCTGGGGGCCGTGCTGCAGTACGGCCGCCGGTGGCAACCGGGTCGCGGAGCGTCGGCAGGACTCGAAACGGTGTGGAGCGTCACTGATCCGCCCCTCAAGGCGTTGAGGCGTGTGATCCCACCGTTGCGAATTGGTACCGTGAGCATCGACCTGGCCTCCCTTGTGCTCCTGGTTATCCTGTTCGTGCTGATGGAGTTCGTGTTAAGGCCGTTGATCCACGGGTGA
- the murG gene encoding undecaprenyldiphospho-muramoylpentapeptide beta-N-acetylglucosaminyltransferase has translation MGPLRSVVLAGGGTGGHIYPLLAFADCLRRHDPGVRITCVGTPRGLENELIPPHGYDLRQIPAYQLPRSMNLNLLRTPDRMLKASRAAGKVLDEVRADVVVGFGGYVSVPAYLAAWRRELPIVIHEVNVPPGVANRLGMKFTKHIAVGFPHQPQQAESLRDARVVGVPLRRGITGLDRVAHRAAARAHFGLRPDLPTLFVSGGSQGARSINLAVSGAAKELARAGVQVLHVIGARNEGISVPSDLPVPYVTLPYLSEMELGYAAADLMLCRGGAMTVAEVAAIGLPAIYVPYPHSNQEQKRNALPVVEAGGGLLVDDAELTPGWVEQNVLPLARDPRRLAAMSTAVASYGRRDGDEALLDFVYEAVTR, from the coding sequence ATGGGTCCGCTGCGGTCGGTTGTGCTTGCCGGAGGTGGCACCGGGGGGCATATCTACCCGCTGCTGGCCTTTGCCGACTGCCTGCGTCGTCACGACCCCGGTGTACGGATCACCTGCGTCGGTACGCCGCGCGGCCTGGAGAACGAGCTGATCCCCCCGCACGGGTACGACCTGCGTCAGATCCCGGCGTACCAGCTTCCCCGGTCGATGAACCTGAACCTGCTGCGTACCCCGGACCGGATGCTCAAGGCCTCCCGGGCCGCCGGCAAGGTGCTCGACGAGGTCCGCGCGGACGTGGTGGTCGGCTTCGGCGGGTACGTCTCCGTGCCGGCGTACCTGGCCGCCTGGCGTCGGGAGCTGCCGATCGTGATCCACGAGGTGAACGTGCCGCCGGGCGTGGCCAACCGGCTCGGGATGAAGTTCACCAAGCACATCGCGGTGGGCTTCCCGCACCAGCCGCAGCAGGCCGAGTCGCTGCGCGACGCCCGGGTGGTCGGGGTACCGCTGCGCCGGGGCATCACCGGGCTGGACCGGGTGGCCCACCGGGCCGCCGCACGGGCCCACTTCGGGCTCCGGCCCGACCTGCCGACCCTCTTCGTCTCCGGTGGTTCCCAGGGCGCCCGCTCGATCAACCTGGCGGTGTCCGGGGCGGCCAAGGAACTGGCCCGCGCCGGGGTGCAGGTGCTGCACGTGATCGGTGCCCGCAACGAGGGCATCTCCGTCCCCAGTGACCTGCCGGTCCCGTACGTGACGCTGCCTTACCTGTCCGAGATGGAACTCGGGTACGCCGCCGCCGACCTGATGCTCTGCCGGGGCGGTGCGATGACGGTCGCCGAGGTCGCCGCGATCGGGCTACCGGCGATCTACGTGCCGTACCCGCACAGCAACCAGGAGCAGAAGCGCAACGCGCTGCCGGTGGTCGAAGCGGGCGGCGGGCTGCTCGTCGACGACGCCGAACTCACCCCGGGCTGGGTCGAGCAGAACGTGCTGCCGCTGGCCCGCGACCCGCGCCGGCTGGCCGCGATGAGCACCGCGGTCGCGAGCTACGGCCGGCGCGACGGCGACGAGGCGTTGCTGGACTTCGTCTACGAGGCGGTGACCCGGTGA
- a CDS encoding TraR/DksA family transcriptional regulator, which translates to MAKPADTKTAAGRKSAEKATRSPAETEKIRAALAARRDDLRAEYDQTLSEITELQRDRLTDSAGDDQADTGTKTFEREQEISLANSILERITQVERALERLDEGGYGWCEKCGNPIPVERLAAFPSATLCVSCKQLEERR; encoded by the coding sequence ATGGCGAAGCCAGCTGACACCAAGACCGCAGCGGGACGCAAGTCGGCGGAGAAGGCCACCCGCAGCCCCGCGGAGACGGAGAAGATCCGGGCCGCCCTGGCAGCCCGGCGTGACGACTTGCGCGCCGAGTACGATCAGACCCTGAGCGAGATTACCGAGCTGCAGCGCGACCGGCTGACCGACTCGGCCGGGGACGACCAGGCCGACACCGGGACCAAGACGTTCGAGCGGGAGCAGGAGATCTCTCTCGCCAACAGCATCCTGGAGCGGATCACGCAGGTGGAACGGGCGCTGGAGCGGCTCGACGAGGGCGGCTACGGCTGGTGCGAGAAGTGCGGCAACCCGATCCCGGTGGAGCGGCTCGCCGCGTTCCCGTCCGCCACCCTGTGTGTCTCGTGCAAGCAGTTGGAAGAGCGACGCTGA
- a CDS encoding cell division protein SepF, producing MGALRKAGVWLGLVEEDDERAYDDGYDNKAGYRGDSRYRQSRYAEEFSDEDDEPDEPPAVPRSRSTDRGGRLSERAGTRSGDPDRSDSDRSERADRPERTERASVRSITRPNSTEPSSALTYHTRDDLALAPQVQMRERVAPEEDQRYQITTLHPTTYREARTIGEHFRDGVPVIINLTEMDEADARRLVDFAAGLAFGLRGTIERVTNRVFLLSPANVQVTAEDKAKIAEGGFFSLS from the coding sequence ATGGGTGCACTGCGCAAGGCGGGGGTCTGGCTCGGGCTGGTCGAAGAGGACGACGAGCGGGCCTACGACGACGGCTACGACAACAAGGCCGGTTACCGCGGCGACTCGCGTTACCGGCAGAGCCGGTACGCCGAGGAGTTCTCCGACGAGGACGACGAGCCGGACGAGCCGCCGGCGGTGCCGCGCTCCCGGTCCACGGACCGTGGTGGTCGGCTGTCGGAGCGTGCGGGCACCCGGTCCGGTGATCCGGACCGGTCCGACAGTGACCGGTCGGAGCGGGCCGACCGTCCGGAACGGACCGAGCGGGCCAGTGTCCGCTCCATCACCCGACCCAACTCCACCGAGCCGTCCTCCGCGCTGACGTACCACACCCGTGACGACCTGGCGCTCGCACCGCAGGTGCAGATGCGCGAGCGGGTGGCGCCGGAGGAGGACCAGCGGTACCAGATCACGACGCTGCACCCCACCACATACCGCGAGGCCCGCACCATCGGCGAACACTTCCGAGATGGTGTCCCTGTGATCATCAACCTCACCGAGATGGATGAGGCCGATGCCCGCCGATTGGTCGATTTCGCCGCCGGGTTGGCCTTCGGGCTGCGCGGTACGATCGAGCGCGTGACCAACCGGGTGTTCCTACTCTCACCGGCTAATGTCCAGGTCACCGCGGAGGACAAGGCCAAGATCGCTGAGGGTGGGTTTTTCAGCCTGAGTTAG
- the ftsZ gene encoding cell division protein FtsZ → MTPPHNYLAVIKVVGIGGGGVNAVNRMIEVGLKGVEFIAINTDAQALLMSDADVKLDVGRELTRGLGAGANPDVGKNAAEDHRDEIEEVLKGADMVFVTCGEGGGTGTGGAPVVANIARKLGALTIGVVTRPFSFEGKRRQVQAEAGIEELRNQCDTLIVIPNDRLLALGDRGISMMDAFRQADQVLLSGVQGITDLITTPGLINLDFADVKSVMSGAGSALMGIGSARGDNRAVEAAEAAISSPLLEQSMDGARGVLLSIAGGSDLGLFEINDAAQLVTDAAHPDANIIFGAVIDDALGDEVRVTVIAAGFDGGTPSYKAAEPPRKVSQSQPQAQPAVAHGSASTTQSTPPAPTQSTRRVLFDDVDVPDFLKNGS, encoded by the coding sequence ATGACACCTCCGCACAACTACCTGGCGGTCATCAAGGTCGTCGGCATCGGTGGCGGCGGCGTCAACGCCGTCAACCGGATGATCGAGGTTGGGCTCAAGGGCGTCGAGTTCATCGCGATCAACACCGACGCCCAGGCCCTGCTGATGAGTGACGCCGACGTCAAGCTCGACGTCGGCCGGGAGCTGACCCGGGGGCTCGGCGCGGGCGCCAACCCGGACGTCGGCAAGAACGCCGCCGAGGACCACCGCGACGAGATCGAAGAGGTGCTCAAGGGCGCCGACATGGTCTTCGTGACCTGCGGTGAGGGCGGCGGTACGGGCACCGGCGGCGCGCCGGTGGTGGCGAACATCGCCCGCAAGCTCGGCGCCCTGACCATCGGCGTGGTGACCCGCCCGTTCTCGTTCGAGGGCAAGCGCCGGCAGGTGCAGGCCGAGGCGGGAATAGAAGAACTCCGCAACCAGTGCGACACCCTGATCGTGATCCCGAACGACCGGCTGCTCGCCCTGGGTGACCGCGGGATCAGCATGATGGACGCCTTCCGTCAGGCCGACCAGGTGCTGCTCTCCGGTGTGCAGGGCATCACCGACCTGATCACCACCCCCGGTCTGATCAACCTCGACTTCGCCGACGTCAAGAGCGTGATGAGCGGCGCCGGCAGTGCGCTCATGGGCATCGGCAGTGCGCGTGGTGACAACCGGGCCGTGGAAGCGGCCGAGGCGGCCATCTCCAGCCCGCTGCTCGAGCAGAGCATGGACGGCGCGCGGGGCGTACTGCTCTCCATCGCCGGCGGGTCGGACCTCGGTCTGTTCGAGATCAACGACGCGGCCCAGCTCGTCACGGACGCGGCCCACCCGGATGCCAACATCATCTTCGGTGCGGTCATCGACGACGCGCTCGGCGACGAGGTCCGGGTCACCGTGATCGCGGCCGGGTTCGACGGCGGTACGCCCTCGTACAAGGCGGCCGAGCCGCCGCGCAAGGTGAGCCAGTCGCAGCCGCAGGCTCAGCCCGCCGTCGCCCACGGTTCGGCGTCGACCACCCAGAGCACCCCGCCCGCGCCGACCCAGTCGACCCGTCGGGTGCTCTTCGACGACGTCGACGTGCCGGACTTCCTCAAGAACGGTTCCTGA